Genomic window (Larimichthys crocea isolate SSNF unplaced genomic scaffold, L_crocea_2.0 scaffold97, whole genome shotgun sequence):
TTAAGTATTTTTAAGCAGTGTTTTAGAGTGGACACATATGCTGTGTAgttaaactactactactacaactactacagACTACTGTGTGGTTATTTCCCCTGTGTGGGaccattaaagtctatcttaccTTATCTCAACTCTCGATTTTCAATAGCAGAAACAAGCTCTGATAAATCCCACTGTACAATAAGCTAACCAACCTGCCTagcaacaaacagcaaacagataAGAATTAGCCAAAGGGACATTTTATCAGGAGTTGGTGAAGACAGTCCCTTAGattggtaaatggactgtagtTATAtaacgcctttctagtcttccgaccactcaaagcggtctacactacatatctcattcaccccattcacacacattcatacactgatggcattggctaccatgcttgcggatctaaccattcatacacattcacacacccagggccggtcctagctatgggcaatgtgggcggccgcccagggcgcattttccatggggggggggggtgttcgcccagggcgcaaatgtgtccaggaccggcgctgcacacaccgatggcacagccttcgggagcaatttggggttcagtgtcttgcccaaggacacttcgacatgcagtcggggatcgaaccgccaatcatctgattagtggaccacccgctctgcctgtgagccacagccgccagCATGAGGGGTGAATTCGTCTCTTGGTCACAAACATGCAGTAATATTGTGTTTGATATGTGTAAGCATGTTCacaactgtgtttgtttgtccgcCCCCCATTGGCCAAATCTGATAAtgcagctgtaaaataaatttaaaaaattgtattttttttttttttttacagaaaatctGCAATCTGGTGATAACTTAAGTTTTTAATCAAGGTGATAATTTACATGCAAATGATTACACAAATATCTCTGCCATATAACAGCCCATATTTTTCCCAAACAGTTGATGCTGACAAAGGTAGTCCCGCAAGATTCTTGCCCatttctcactctttttttatcctcttctctcacatgCTGAGCTGTGAGGAGAGGGTGGGAGCAGACTTCATATTTGTAAGCTACAAAATTATTCACATGATGCCAgaacagctctctctctcacacacacatataaatcgCATCCTATTGCTGTTGTATGTGTTGAAAGCACAAGGTAACAGAGAATATGACACTGTAGGCTCTATAACAATGTCGGTTGCAGGGGAGGCCATCCTTTTGAAAGGGCAAGAGATCACAACAGTGGCTGGTTTTCACTGAAGCTTTTTCCCTTTTAAGTATAATTGTACCACAGTCTTTTATTCTCCAGTGTTCCTGTTTATGAACCTTCCCTTCCAATTGTCTGGAGCATGACAGCTTCCTTTATCTGTCTCAGCTACTCCATCCACGCTAATACATGAGCCATCTATTCTTCCAGTTTAATACTGGTTTCAAGTAGAATGCAGCACAAAGCTCTTATTCTTTCTTTGCCGACTGGgacatttatttgctttatcACTCTCCTTTATTCAGCCGCTTATCTGAATGCAGGATTACTGCATAGTCCAACATAAAAATTCAAAGTATCTTTGCTCTCAGTattctttttcaaaaaaaagtttttactgAGAACTATATGAATACAGTACACATGGGTGTGTAAATTTAGAATCAAGAGTGGCAGCAGTACTAAGTGAACTCCCAACACTTACTACAGACATGTGGTCActcctgttgtttttcagcctcaAATGAAACATACCACTCCTCTGGACTGACAGCCAATGCACAATCACaacagtttccctctgcttaAACCTTGCAAAAaggtcaaattaaaaaaaaaaatgtaattgatcTATAATTATGTAACACATGCCCTCTGCTGGTTCTTTTAGGAAATGTGTTTACTCTCAATACAAAGCTACAGCTACGATcctaataaatcatttatcaaaACACACGATCACTAGAAACAGCACTGGAAACTTGTATgctgtatctttttttattattattttgtgtccAGACTTTCTCAAAATCATCTTTGGTATCCTGTatagaaatacatttaactCGGTTTACATGATTGTCTTAACACGTTGACCCTAAACAGGCATCTGTTGAtcctaacattttaaaatgtagtgtACTCTTAACATGTAATGCCATCTTTGTGAAAATCTGCATGTTGTGTGGCATGAAGCTGTTTATAAGCTGTATTAAACATTTCAAGAAATCCAAAATCTATTTCAGCAATATTCTAAAAGTCATTAATAAGATAGCACtggattttgtttggtttatatatttattaagaaATGTAAATACTTTCTAAATCTTCCAGTATAAATACATATCAGACATATTCGTAGAGCAGGGGGAAATATTTTTACTACCACTTAGTGGCCTTGCCCTCCTCACTGCTTTCTCCTTGAAGGTAGCCGTCATACAGCTGTCTGAGGTGAAGGATTAGTTCCTCTGTGTTCTGTCCTGTGAGAGCCGACACGGGGATGACCCGCTGGGTGACAAGGCTCTTTAGAGTCTCTAGCTTCTCCTGGGCCTCAGGTAGGTCCATTTTGTTGGCTATGATGGCCTGAGGCCGCTGGGACAGACCACGCTCATACTGGTCCAGTTCATAACGCAAGTGCTCGAGCTGGATCCAGGGCTCCGGAGCAGACAGGTCgagaacaaagaggaggaaaCGACAGCGCTCTATGTGGCGGAGAAAAGAGATGCCCAAGCCTCGATTTAGGTGAGCTCCTCGAATGATGCCTGGGATGTCAGCAACTACACAGAGCAAGGGTAAAGGTAGAAAATTTACATTATACTTTaaaactgtaatatttattaCACAGTTTTTATGAACACTCGATTCGATTTAACACCTCTGCTATGGATTCAATGAGTCTGGAGGACCacataatcaatattttatatcaaGTATTGATTTCTTTAGTTAGATGTGTAATAAATGTGATAATGTACAGTGAGCAGGTCGTTATTGCAAAATAAGCCCCTCTGGGACAATTCTATATCACCGTCTCAGAGTTTATTTCGCAGCACGACAAACTTGCTTCATATTATCCCGACTCCTGtataatatattaatgtttGACTTAAAATCAACTACCTGCAACTTGTTCGTGATCCCTGTACTTGACAATTCCTACATGTGGGTTGAGTGTTGTAAAAGGGTAAGCGGCCACAGCAGGCCTGGCATTGGAGATGGCTCTCAGCAATGATGATTTTCCAGCATTAGGAAACCCCACCTGATGGGATTCAGATCTGTTCATTATATTTGTGGTGCTGAATAGCAATATGGTAATGTTTTAAGCACAAGTAGCTTTTTCTTACCAGTCCAGCATGGGCCATGGTGCGGAGCTCCAGCTGAAGGACCCTCTCCTGGCCCTCCATTCCTGGAGTTGCTGTCATTGGGGCACGGTTCTCATTGGACAGGAAGAATCGATTCCCCTTCCCACCGACGCCTCCATATACAGCCAAATACTCCTGGCCATGCTCAGAGAGGTCTACTACTATCTGTCCCTGTTCCTTCACCACAGTGCCTAATGGTACCTGTAAAAAACACCAGAGTAAGCAAGTTTAGATGCTAGAAACATGACAAAAGTTTATATGTTTATAGCTCACATGTCATGTATGATCAAATGCACTCACAGAAATGTAGGTTGAGCTGCCATTCCTGCCGTAACAGTTCTTGTTGCCTCCTGACTGCCCATGTTCTGCCCTGTAAATTGGAACTATCTGCGCCAATGATTTGACGAACCGATCGGCTGAAAACGCACAAACAGGGAAACACGCTGTAGATGGAAAACATTTTGGTATGACACAGAATATATTAAGCTTTTTAAATCTACAATTATTGGTAAAGGAAAGAAAGTTCCAGCTGGAAGGGTGGGGAGTGTTGGATTTTTGTACATAATATATGTTAATGGAAATTGTGGAATAAATGCCTACATGGCAGTCTAGTGTCAGTACGCATTCCTTGAACCCAAACATCCATCTCACCCTTGATAATGATGcttcctccatcacctccattcCCTCCGTCCGGTCCACCCCACTCTTTTCGGGGTTCACTGTGAAAGCTGCAGACCCCTTTACCGCCTGAGCCAGCCACCAGCTTCACGCGGCGATGGTCCACAAAGTGACGGGTCTGTGGgccaaatcaataaataatacatagaATTAGAAACCTCACTTGGAGAGATTAGGCAACAAgtatttgccattttttttactgctttaaCAAGACATACACTAAAACAATTCAATCTTTGGTAAATAAACCTAGATCATTTGAGTTTATTCTTACAagaaattaatattattaagtTACAATGCTCAAATAAATATGTCAGAAACATGATACTTGATTGAACTCTTTCCCTTGGGAGATGTTTTTGGGTATtgcttaaaatataaaatataattaaatagtgataaatataaaatcagatacatacagtatgcatggtTGATTGGATACTAGATATACcttgtgtgtatttaaaaacataaataacgTTTCAACCTTGGAAACAgtaacacacataaacacatagcTCAAACACAAACTAGCTTCTTCTCCGACAGCTTCTCGGTCTTGTTCGGGTTTCCTCGGCCTTTGGCGCACAGCGTGCAGGAGGTGCTGACATCTCGGACACCTCCGGCGACTTTCCGCCTCCACACCTGGAGACAAGAACCGAGCCCGAGCGGGCTCAACTCGTTTCTTCCTCTGACCTCTTGTCTTAACATGTGTCCTAAAAGTATGTCCGGAGAAAGCCACCGAGCGCTTTTAACTCTGGTCAACGTCGCCAACATTGTGTCGTTCAACAGACTTCAGTTGTCAGAGAGACTTCTAACATACAGCCTGTCAGTCTATACTGTCACTCCACGAAGGACATACATGTCGTGTGTACTCTGTTTATCCATTTTCAATAACACACCACTCACAGCATGCTCACAATGTACAAGCGCCCCAACAATACGGAATCCGCGAAGGGACAAATTGTGTTTCCCTTTGACAAGTAGGAGTGCTCTGCCACCACCTGCTGTTCTGGATATGAAGcgtacagaaataaaataaaataaaataaaatctgtttatcCATTTTCAATAACACACCACTCACAGCATGCTCACAATGTACAAGCGCCCCAACAATACGGAATCCGCGAAGGGACAAATTGTGTTTCCCTTTGACAAGTAGGAGTGCTCTGCCACCACCTGCTGTTCTGGATATGAAGcgtacagaaataaaataaaataaaataaaataaaataaaataaaataaaaataaaaataataatttctattGAAcacgtttcttttgtttaatttattggattttctgtctcttctttttatttgtggttCCCAATTaaggaaaaagtcaaagaaaagagaagctgTACACTAAAGCTCTAAGCTACAACCTaccaactttttaaaaaaatccagtcCAATATTTCAGTTAATTGACTCACATCTGTAATAAAGAAGTCTGAGTACTTCTCGGgggcagaaaattaaaaatgttgtttaatttcatatttcGTTGAACAATCTGACAAGTTTGTCAGTTTCTGCACTGACTAAATCACATCAGCTACAACCCTAACTTaatctttaatttaataaattcaaGTAGTACAAACTCAAGTTTGTATGTGAAAGCCTGCCTGGGAAAAGAAAACCTGATTCGgcttctaataataatattatctgATATTttgttaacaaaaacacaaaatacagacaTGCAAAAGGTGAATGtcagtttattttatataacaaaCAGTAACAAAAGACAGCAGAAAAGATCAGGCAATGCAGTCTTACAATATATAAGTAAGTAATAACATTCATATTTGGATTATGCACACCAAACTTCATTCTCTCACTCACTGTCACTCtcttacatacacatacacatatgcacacacacacacacggcataCCACTCACATCAGTTATGACACACAACATAGAACTGGAAAAGACATGTTCAGTTCACAGTAAAATGAAACACTGATACAAAGTCAATGTAATATAGAGAACCCTGTGATTGTCACTGTTGAGGGGTACATAGTTATTTGGCTGTTTGACAGCCAAGTATCTCACATTCTTGATTAACCCTGCAAAATGACAACTACTTTACCCCTCTGAGATAAGTTGAGTTATTAGAGAATATACTGCAAAGCTGGCCCCTCACAGTCACAGTAATAATGCTCATTTCTGCTCAAAATGTAAGAAACAGTGATTAGTGAAATAACCAGAGGTgttaaataaatagatagatagatagatagatagatagatagatagatagatagatagatagatagatagatagatagatagatagatagatagatagatagatagagaaagacataaataaatatgtaaaataaggCAAGTGTGCTTGTACGACATGTACACTTATCTATATCTTTTCTGttcacattttcttcatctAATCCAAAGAATACTGAAACAAGTAAGCATCATGTCTGTGCTGAACGTCTTCACATAGTCTATCTATGAgaaacataaatacagaaaatctTTTTCTGAAATATGACATGTCAGTTGAAACCTGCAACACAACATTCAAAATGAGCAAACCACAAAGTCATCTTTGCCATCCTGGTATGTTAGGAAACTATAAATAATGATAAACAGTGTGAGTTCACCATAAGAGCCAACCTCAACATGACTGAGTCAGTGTATTGCACTTATTGAAGTAAAGGTGCACGACCCGttaatgttctgtttctgtgttacTTTGGCTTTTTGAGGatcatttgttaaaaaaacagccTTAATTGCACTACAATACAAAATATCAGACAATACATACACTGTCACTGCAAAATAAAGTGCAGACAAAGTGGAGATATGTAAAATCATTACTGAATGGCACCAGAGTAGTGTAAACCCTCTTCACTCCATCTATGCGGAGAAATGCCACTTAAAAATATAGTGTCAAAAATACTACCACGATGTATGATTATCATGGACAATAATACACACTTTTAAGTCTGGATCAGTCGGCTATCTATTACCTCAGTAAGACATATGTAGAGAGTGAAAACACATAATGTTAAACCACACAGCAACACATCACAGTTTGACTAACACGGACAAACCCCCCTGATCAAGTCAGGTTTAAGGATCAACGTTTTCACCTTCATAAAATTAATTTCTCTTATCGTGAGATATAACAGTGTTTCAGCTAGGAATGAAAGCAAGAGCTGGACCTAGTCTATTAAATACTAATTTACTTTTCATAGCCTCACAAACCATAAAACTCATCTGTGCACAAAAAAGGGccttataaaataaaacaaacattaaaagcaggggaaagtaaaacaaatgaaaggcaaagacagaaaaaaagaaggatacAAGCAATTTGCTTGCTTATCTAATAACTTTACTGCACCTTTTCAGTACCCTATTTAATCCATATTCATATAGTCCATAGTTAATCCATATTAACTGTCCTGATTCTACAAGCACCCTGACTTTTTGTGGGCAGGCCAACAGCATTTCACCCCCTGTAGCCAGCAAACAGATAAGGAGAGCATCACAATGACTAGATTAGTTATTCTTACTGTAGCTAGAACCATGATTAATGTTAGGATAATAAATCTTAAGCAGCCAGAACTTCTACTCCATAGCTGAGCCAGCGCATCACTGTTGAACCATCCCTTATTCATTTTCTTCCAGCAGGACCACAATGCAGTAACTTATTGCTGATAATTTCCATACTGACCCTGCAATGGGAATAACAAGGGATTAGCTTGTATTTCATAcattgtattcatgtttttttttctgttacttgtgagacagacaaacaaaggacaggtacaaaagtatatttttatgttaccCAATTATTCGTACATGCATCAGCTTTCCTGATGGCTAATACTTCTACTCATAGTCAGAGATGGATTGACTATTACAATTGGATGATTTATTACAATTTAAGGGTTTTGGGGGCTTGAGTACTTGTGTATTAAAGGCTCAAGctacacagagaaaagaaaattatcaaccaatttaaaagatatatttcaATTGGAGACACAAATTATTTTCTTATCAAGTTATCAAAAACAGATTACCACAGTTGCTTTGAAATTGatctgaattcattcatttgctcattcatttatttttttccttttaagtAGGTACaacaattctgtttttttcGGTGATACTACGATGTATTTTAATCATGTAAATCAGAGTTTAAGCAGCATCGGAAATTAAAATCAAGACTATAATGAAGCACCTGTTGTTGCAAGCAGAAATATTAAACCCATTATTTCTAACTAATTTTTTACCTTAATAGTTTAAATTGACTGCTGCATTCCCTCCAAAATAAACTTAACTGAATAggttaaataaatcagtgttgCAAAGCCAgtttgagagaaaaagaggggatgatttaatttgatgtaCCTGTTCATAGGCATAGGGTCTCTGCGTCTGTGCTCCAGGGCCTCCCTGGGAGGAGCGGTAGGAGCCATACTGTTGACTTTGACCCTGCTGATACTGAGAATATTGCGAGGATCCACCCTGGCCAGGACCTGTGGCAGAGgggtttcatttatttaatgtgtttatttgttttgtgtgtgttttttatgtgaatgCACACAATATTGTATTAATTGTATAGGTTGTTCTAACCGTAACCCTGTTGCTGTCCGCTGTAGCCTTGTTGAGAGGAGTACTGCTGTTGGCTGAATTGCTGCTGTTGGCCAGAGCCCTGCTGATACTGTGACTGCTGTTGACTGTACTGAGAGTTACCTGGAGATATGCACAAATACACGTCAGATATTAATTATATGAGGTAGTACTTAAATGTAGTGGATGGTTGGACATGCTTAGACAAACTGGTGTTGCAGAAAAATATATCTAAAACACaagatttaaaataacaaaatgactAACTGTCACCTCCTTCATAGTAGTGCTGTGAAGATTCATCAAAGGACCTGTCATAGCCTTGCTCACCATATGAAGATTGTTGATATGAGTACTCCCCATGGCCTGTAGAGAACATGATTcaacacatgcaaaaacacttCTGCAAAGGCAAAACCCACTCACATACAGACGAGAAATTATTATTCACTTTGAAGCCAGAACATTCATAATACAtgtgaaatgacaaacacaaacaccatttTCAAGGCTTCTCACTTCAATGTTATGCACAAAGAAACACCCTTTGCACTTTTTCCTCAACACACTGCTATAGCActttctgaaatctgaaatttcGGCACACCAAAGGGGACAGtatggacacagacacactagtAGGAAAAAGGATTGAGACCAATGTCAGTCTTCTGTAATTTTTTTACAATAGTTTTCATATCCCACAGTAAAGGGGAAAAGGCGATGACTGGAAGAAACAGCTGAAGCTTCAGCGCTACAGTAAATCTGGCTCAGGCTTGTGGGATGGTGCTAAAAGGAAGTGGCGTGTCCTATAAtgggagtttgtgtgtttgagggcTGCGTGTGTGACGCTTATGGATGTGCATGATTACCATCAGGGTAATACTGCTGGTTTATGGGCTCGCTGGAGCTCTGAGTGTGTCCATACTGCTCTCCGTAGAACTCGTCTTGTCCCATGTACTGCTGTGCAGATCCTGCAAGACAGGCGACACCACGATTGGTTAAACAGTTGGTTGGACCAATTGGTGGCTGAGTTGGAGACTAAGGAGGCTGTGCCAGGACACTTGGGCAATTTAGGCAAcctgaaggagtgtgtgtggatatgggtttattatatgtgtgtgtgcgtgtaaaaTATGAAAGACAACAATTATGGATAGCTTTCTTGGAAGTCATCATTTAATTCTAAGGCGACTGTGAAAAATTATgaacataattaattaatatgacACTTCTAATTTTGTTTAAAACTTATGTACTGTAGATTTCACTTGTGATGAATTTCTATGggttgaaataataatatgataaaaGCTAATTCCAGCTAACCCAAATTTTGTAAACACTAATAAAGTGgaacaattacaatgaatgattcCATGACAAATTGAGACGTAACTTGTGTGGCAAAAAAGAGGATTAGAGAAAGCCAGTTATCAGGGAGCATCTGATCTCTGCTTGTTGATGGTGTGCAGAAACTCCAGATTccactccctctctttcccttttaATTTCATCTAACAAACTCAGAAAAGCAACAGAATAAATCTGCATCCGAGAGCCATGCACAGTGTAATCTCCTTTGCAAACCACAACAAACCCAAAGTTTCCAAATATGTACGTAAGCTGTAGCATCAAAACGCTTTCATAGTAACCACTGTAACAATAGCAAAAGATGTTCATAGCAACATATCTGATCATTCCTGATATGACCAAGGAGACACAGCTGATAGAGCAGCCCTAGCAACAGCCCCATGACCAATGGCTGGAGAGCGAGTCACCCAGCTTGACTATGGACATAACAACTCCATAACACAGTTCTATCTGGAAATACATCACCCACCGATGCAAGGATAATTGTGCACCAGGGTGAATAAGGACTTACAACCATTGGCCGGTTGCCCTGGAAACAGTATCCCATCCTTTTTATATATCAGAGTTACAATGTGCCTAGTCTACACTCTTCAAAAGACATAACAGGACAGGATGGAGCTATTATTAGGCGCATGCTGACACGGCACCAGTTAAAAAgattacagagacagaaaccaAATGTGACACGAGTGATACATCTACAGCCTGCTTCTTAAAGAGGCATGAAGGCAACTGGGACAGACTAATTTGCCAAACCGTCAATATCGCTCTCACTTTATAGTCTCTGAAGGCAAAAACTAATACCATGTCTACACTAATACTTCAGCAGCAAATGTTTTATCATTCTGGAAACTGTAAGACTAGCATCCAGAGCTACACTTAATGAAAACCTGTTGACTATTTTAATCCAAAGAGTTCCAAACTCTTGTCACCCATCCATCAAGGTAGTttagcacacatacacaacacacacacaaacacactgagtaCCCATTGCCATGTCAAACTAGCCTGAAGAAGTCTCACCACCTACCTTGCTGTGAGGAACGGTAGGATCCCATCGGTCTCTGAGACATCATACTGCTTCCTTGACTGCCCTGACCCATCATGCCCATGGTCTGCTGTCCCTGATAGTGTTGCCCCCCTGCCTGGGCTGAGGAGTAGTGTGGAGTGGCAGACTGTTGGTGCATCATAGTGACTGGGAAGGAGGTGGGATTATGGCGGGAGAGATCTCATACATTAATATACACACTCTATGCACATATAGCATTCAACAGCATACACAGCATTCTCAGAACTGAGACAATGTGCATAATTAAACTGACAAACGCATGTAGAAAGAGGTCCAGCGCAATAAGGGCAAAGTAAAGCATGTCCATAGCAGTCAGGGAGctcttaaagaaaaaaaaatctctttgagGAGATGCTTTCGAGGTTTTGCTCCGTAGTCATATATGCAAACAAAGCCAGTGCATAAACAGAGGTTCAGTAAATAGGCATTGACATCTAGGGAGAGGAGGCTGCATCTCAGGGTTAGGAGTCAAAGATTAGGAGAGGCAAAGCCTGGAGCAGAAAGAAGGGGGGAAGAGGCAGGAGCCCTCTCCGATGAACTGAATGTGTTTGCTTATTTAATGATTACACTGGACTAAGCGAGAATTTATAGAGCGATAAGTGCAGATATGAATGTGAGCAAATGTTTTAAGCAAGATCAGAGGGAACACATTCAGAAGTATTGCAGAACTCTCCATTTCACCatatctatctacctacctcACCCTGAACACTTGAAATGCATTATACTCACCATTCCCTTTCTCTAAGAGCCAAATCTTGCAGCACACCCAGTtaacacaatacaaacaaataagGGAGCTTGCATTTCAAGAGTAGggttcattttaatgaagcaTGAAAGTATACTCCTGTCCATTAAAACAGACCGATTTCTGATGATTAGGCTCCTCTATACCTGGCTCACCTTGGTTGGACTGCATGTTGAGGTTGCTgcgggaggaggaagaggaggatgagggtgtggaggaagaagaagaggaagagccATAGCCAGGCCCAGGGCCCTGGATCATGCTGCCCTGGGAGGAGGGCGCAGTGTGGCTGTAGCCAGAAGCTGAGGCCGAGCTACCATAGC
Coding sequences:
- the mtg2 gene encoding mitochondrial ribosome-associated GTPase 2, with amino-acid sequence MLATLTRVKSARWLSPDILLGHMLRQEVRGRNELSPLGLGSCLQVWRRKVAGGVRDVSTSCTLCAKGRGNPNKTEKLSEKKLTRHFVDHRRVKLVAGSGGKGVCSFHSEPRKEWGGPDGGNGGDGGSIIIKADRFVKSLAQIVPIYRAEHGQSGGNKNCYGRNGSSTYISVPLGTVVKEQGQIVVDLSEHGQEYLAVYGGVGGKGNRFFLSNENRAPMTATPGMEGQERVLQLELRTMAHAGLVGFPNAGKSSLLRAISNARPAVAAYPFTTLNPHVGIVKYRDHEQVAVADIPGIIRGAHLNRGLGISFLRHIERCRFLLFVLDLSAPEPWIQLEHLRYELDQYERGLSQRPQAIIANKMDLPEAQEKLETLKSLVTQRVIPVSALTGQNTEELILHLRQLYDGYLQGESSEEGKATKW